From the Gadus chalcogrammus isolate NIFS_2021 chromosome 15, NIFS_Gcha_1.0, whole genome shotgun sequence genome, one window contains:
- the gdf10a gene encoding growth/differentiation factor 10 yields the protein MFWSHLLVLVLNCYLGASSARTVKRSSGPSPADPFSDVPEDQDPVSQHMLKLYERYTREHRLKDGNTVRGFRAAGQDAAEQRKVYGLNLTSLQDSEVVLSASFHFQLDRRPRPKPWACKRFKGPACRPAPFHHPSAPVNILLHAVSPGSGVGLGAPGSLLGNLTFHPHKREVWQMTDLTQVIKEARDTGHVLLSLELDFGPHHRRQPEEALSVGSLPYLLLYADDRALAEPNSVAASLQRYDPLAEEGGGPPRSPGWTGRARREAGRPSVQDNELPVGDYRPDGRRAKESQLDSTWYLALKAKSALRGAEEEKKKLERAEQASPEKKDKSTNERAEPAAPQGGEKHAHGGPAAEHTHGKRPASRDREGAPRGAGEDNRRHKEAREGKRPKGQPGEAAPRSPVLSFDERTMRQARRRQWAAAAHGGCSRKNLRVDFADIGWSEWVVAPEAFEAYYCSGTCGFPMPKATGPSNHATIQSIVRAVGISPGVPEPCCVPDQMSPLAVLYRDEARSPVLKVYPNMSVRSCSCR from the exons ATGTTTTGGTCGCACCTGTTAGTACTGGTCCTAAACTGCTACCTGGGTGCTTCATCCGCAAGAACCGTGAAGAGGAGCTCGGGTCCGTCTCCCGCGGACCCCTTCTCAGACGTCCCggaggaccaggacccggtgTCGCAACACATGTTGAAGCTGTACGAGAGGTACACCAGGGAGCATCGGCTGAAGGACGGGAACACGGTCCGGGGGTTCCGAGCAGCGGGCCAAG ACGCAGCTGAACAAAGAAAGGTGTACGGGCTCAACTTGACTTCGCTGCAGGACTCCGAGGTCGTTCTCTCCGCCTCGTTCCACTTCCAGCTCGACCGGCGCCCGCGCCCCAAACCCTGGGCCTGTAAACGCTTCAAGGGCCCCGCCTGCCGCCCCGCGCCCTTCCACCACCCGTCTGCGCCCGTCAACATTCTCCTTCACGCCGTCTccccggggtcaggggtcggtcTGGGGGCCCCGGGGTCGCTTCTGGGCAATTTGACCTTCCACCCCCACAAGAGAGAGGTGTGGCAGATGACGGATCTGACCCAGGTCATAAAGGAGGCCCGGGACACAGGCCACGTCCTCCTGTCTCTGGAGCTCGACTTTGGGCCGCACCACCGGAGGCAGCCAGAGGAGGCGCTGTCTGTGGGCAGCCTGCCCTACCTGCTGCTGTACGCCGACGACCGGGCCCTGGCCGAGCCCAACAGCGTGGCCGCCAGCCTCCAGAGGTACGACCCCTTggccgaggagggggggggcccgcCGCGTTCCCCGGGGTGGACGGGCCGGGCCAGGAGGGAGGCCGGGCGGCCGTCGGTCCAGGACAACGAGCTGCCGGTGGGCGACTACAGGCCCGACGGGCGCCGCGCCAAAGAGAGCCAGCTGGACAGCACCTGGTACCTGGCGCTGAAGGCCAAGTCCGCCCTGAGAGGCgccgaggaggagaagaagaagctggagAGGGCGGAGCAGGCGTCTCCCGAGAAGAAGGATAAGAGTACGAACGAGAGAGCGGAACCCGCGGCGCCGCAGGGAGGGGAGAAACACGCTCACGGTGGCCCCGCGGCGGAGCATACCCACGGGAAGAGGCCCGCGAGCAGGGACCGGGAGGGGGCGCCCAGGGGGGCCGGGGAGGACAACAGGAGGCACAAGGAGgccagggaggggaagaggcCGAAGGGGCAGCCGGGGGAGGCCGCGCCCCGGTCCCCGGTGTTGAGTTTCGACGAGCGGACCATGCGGCAGGCCCGGAGGCGGcagtgggcggcggcggcgcacgGGGGCTGCTCCAGGAAGAACCTGCGGGTGGACTTTGCGGACATCGGCTGGAGCGAGTGGGTCGTCGCCCCCGAGGCCTTCGAGGCGTACTACTGCTCTGGGACCTGCGGCTTCCCCATGCCCAAG gcgacGGGACCCTCAAACCACGCCACCATCCAGAGCATCGTGCGGGCGGTGGGCATCAGCCCGGGGGTGCCCGAGCCCTGCTGCGTGCCCGACCAGATGAGCCCGCTGGCGGTCCTCTACCGGGACGAGGCCCGGAGCCCCGTGCTGAAGGTGTACCCCAACATGTCGGTGCGGTCCTGCTCCTGCAGGTAA